Within Quercus lobata isolate SW786 chromosome 5, ValleyOak3.0 Primary Assembly, whole genome shotgun sequence, the genomic segment aaaaaaaagaaaaaaaaaaaagaaaaagaaaaaaacccaaatataacacctaaaaaattctatttttggGAAGTAATTATTTGGTACTCATAGAACACGGAAAATGGTGCTCACTCCTTTCATATTCATTATGGGGTCTActtattaaattcatggtggggtCCATCATGAATGTGAGAAGAGGGAGCATAATTTCTTTATACTCTAGAAGTACTTaagaattttttactttttggctaaaaaaattatacttttattaTCAACCAAAAGAATTAAAAGCTTAGGTAGAGTAAAAAGGGgtttaattacttaattaaatCTTGCCCATCACTAGTCTATGTTAGGGAGGGAGTAGAGTGGTTATAGTTTTTTATACATCCGTAACATAATATTCTTTTTGTTGGGTTGGGTGATGGATCTTGGGCTAGATCCACAAACATTAagagtttattatttttatcttctaTTTTAAAGATTCGagttcacatttttattttgcagTAATAAATATAAGGTTCTTTTCATACTGGTTTCAAATTCTTAAAGCCTGAAACCGGACAAAATATAaaccattaattaaattattataatgatTAGAGAATTTTAAACTTGTATGGTGTTGTCCAACTTTGAGTGATCTACTCtatacttaaaataataaaaaagtaacgGGTAaccacattattattattttcaaataaagtaATCAaaggacttaaaaaaaaaaaagattcctaTCATATTGCCGTTagttgagtattttttttttaagaaagttttaacttatgacgtttgtttttgataataactctttatcatcagactaagacatcaataagtttttggtataggtggggattgaatcttagattttttattcaactattagagacttcatcagttgagttaactagaaccaCAAGTTGTTAGTTGAGTATAAGTATAAAGTAGGTACTAAAGCTGACCGAATGATATTTATTCCTAGTTTCATATCTACAATATCCTTAATCTTTgacatttccaaaaaaaaaaaaaaaaaaaaaattaatggagaAGATCAAAGGCGAAATTTGCTTCCTATCTtctagcaaaaaaagaaaaaagaaaaggaaaaagaaatagaaacagAGGGCTACATGCAGTTATCAgttctttttaaagtttttgcACATTATCTGTCTAATCCAATCTAACACAAATCAAAGAAACCCATATGCCATGCACATGTTTGAATTGACTGCTTATATAAATACTTCAATTCTTCAAAATTCGAGTACTGCCTTCATATTAGTCAACTAAAAAACCTTTAGCAGCATTGCAAGGGCAGATATATCACATATACTAATACCATACCCAGTTGTTTTACAATATTATTATGAGTTTAAATTCTGTCCGGATGTGGCGTAAACCAAGGGGTTTACGCCACCAATAATATAACGCCACGTCAACACataattaaaaatctcattaaaaaaagaaaaaaaaaaaccaacaaaacaatGAACTTTCTGTGTTGATATTAGCAACGGTGATGTCATCGGAGGcactaagagcattagcattgggaaatgctaatgctattctattttacaattctaaaaactcactttatcattataccatcttattttacaatacctccacatcccaaacttctattttcctctttcactcattaaaataatatatttacaaaataaaataatatatatcaaaattatatctgatctctctcatctctctcctctcttccaTTTTCAGCTCTCTTCCAGACACAGCAACCCAGAAACCTCACAGAAACCTCACGGCAACCCACACAGCAACCCAGAAACCTCACAGCAACCCACACAGCAACCCAGAAACCTCAGACCCGAAACCCAtggccaccaccatcaccacggCAACCCCCCACCTTCACCACCATGAACCCACATGACCCATAATAAAAACCCCCCCCCCACCACACCCCCCCACGGCCAAAGTCCCCAAAACCATCTCCAAACCTGgccaccaccaccatctccaCGGCAagcccccaccaccaccaccacgaaCCCACATGACATAATAAAAACCCCACCCCCTTCCACCACGCCACCACCCCACGGCAACCCCAGAAACCCATGGCCACCACCATCTCCACGGCAAGCCCCCACCTTCACCACCACGAACCCACATATGAGCCATAATAAAAACCCCACCCccttccaccaccaccactaccacggCAACCcccaacaccaccaccatgaacccaccaaaaaaaaatccatcccaaaatcaaatcaaaccaatagCAAATTCCAAATCCACAAGATGactcacaaaaaaaatcaagtcaaaATTTACACAAACCCAGCTACAAACCGATCTCGCCGCTGCAAACCACACCGAAAACCCAGAAATCGCCGCTGCAAATCAAAAATACCCAGAAATCGCCACCATACCACGCCGATCGGACTTCCCAGTCTCACCTCCACGCCGGACCCACGACCCACGGCAGAAAAGCCCACCGTGAGAGAGAGacgtgatgagagagagaagctgTTGTGGTGAGAGAGAGAcgttatgagagagagaagagagccGTTGGGGAGAGGaatgaaaagagaaacaaagggagagagagagtcagaagaaaggaatagaaaattaatataagttatacaattgtgctacagtactattctacctttagaattgtactgtagcacaattctaaatatttttgcaatagttCCTTATAGCATTCTCTGATGCAGTGGTTATTTGGTCCATTTAtgctaaaatacccttagataTGGCTTTAGCATCTtctgatgctaatgctctaagaaGCTGAAGAAGTCACAAccaaagtgattttttttttttttttgaaatgaatattcattcataaaagaaagaaacgtTAGAGCCAAAAACAAAGCAAGAGGAAAGAACAGAGGAAGAGCAGGACACAAGCACCAAAAGAGACAATGAACAAAGACACTAGCCAAGAGGACTGGAGATTTGAGAAGCTGGGTTGGAACAACTCCAGAGATAGTTAATGACCTGCTATGTACAAAGACACCATGACCAGGTCAATGATTTGGtcatctctcttcctcctcctaaattttattttaccaaaccttaaaaacaaaaacaaaccccACAAGGCCACAACCACAATAGACCAAGAACCCGGGTTCCAAAACACATATGCAAAAGCAAAATCTTCAAAATTTAATCACCTACAAACAGCGGAGACATCAAATCCTTGTCTTCCCCCACCAAAATCCACACCTTTATCCCATATGCAAATCTTGAGCCAAACCCACAAACTTGCACATAACCCAGATGGGCTATATATCTTAAAAAGATTGTACCTTGGATAATGAAaattgggaaaaagaaaaaataaatcgaGAAAAAGGAAACTTAGGTTAGTAGCGACTTCTCTAGAGGCTTTTGGGCAGCATCTCCGACGGCGGAGGCTGTGTCTTAGCTGGCTTGGAGGTTTGGTTGGTTCTGACTTTTGAGGAAGATACAATTTTGgtatataaatttttagagGCAAGACTATGTGTGATAAgttttattctttagtttgCAATCAGCTGATGTGGCGCATTATGATTGATGGGCGTAAAACTGGGGTTTTACGCCCCATCCGGACAGAATTTAAACTCTATTATTATAGCTGTAAGTGTGAATATTTTTGTACTTTACATTGAAATTATAGAGGGTCCAATAACTTACAGTGaagacaagaaaagaaagcagTACAAGCACTCTAAgccaacaaagaaaaagattaacAATGAATGAACGAATGACTGCATATTTatgaaaatagttaaaaataaataatttaaagcTAGGCATGCATACCTTTGAAGGAGACCAGCAAGAGCGAGGTGAGTTGAGGCAGATAAAAGCTTTTTGAAAAGACTAGACTACAGCTATTTCTTATATCGCacagagagagatagagagagagagagagagagagagagagagggttttgGTCCTAGTTTTGAGGTTGGGCACTAGAGAAATTATTATAAGGTGTTCTTGGTGGACAAGTAATATGGTTCACTATTCTACTAAAAGACTTCTATCTGTTTAAAATTACTGagttaaaaaacttttttaaatagaaattgattattgactcaacaattttaaacaaatgaaagtcttttagttaaatagtgAACAAGTAACTGATCCACCAAAAAGCTATAATTTTTCCGGGCGTAAAGGATACCTACTGTTTCATAATTAATAGGACTCTTCTGGAGATAGGTTTGCATGCaacaagttttttattatttataattgattttttttgggaaataacACCTAATAATTAAAGTGCACCTAGTACCTTCTATTTATTctgtttttccttaaaaaaaaaaagtttgacgGCTTAAACCAAATTGCTGAACTGTCCACAGCTAGATAAAATCGCAAAACTAGTAGTAAccagtgtttttattttattttatttttataaaaaatagtagTAATCAGTTGGCTGTGAAGTAATACTAATAAGACaagcaaaataaatacaattgcTGAATTGTCATTTATCAGGACCATCTGCTGGAAGCAAATTAATGACATGTAAAGACGTGAAGTTTTGACTATCTTTTGGTAACAAACAATGACCTAAAATGGTTTTCTTGCCCCATATAAGTAGGGAATTAATTAACTTCTAAAAGAATGCCCAAGTGATTCAcagtttatttgtttgtttgcttgtttatttattttttatttttagagagagaaatactTTAATCTGAATCATAGCggtttgtaaaataatttacaaactaACTTGTAactctagaatttttttggattccagttaactcaattggtaaagtttttgatagttgaataagaaatttggagttcaattcctgcctataccaaaaaccgattgatgtcttggtctgatgataagaTCTATTATTAGGAGcagacgccataagttgaaactctttttaaaaaagaaaaaaaattctaatcaatttataaattaaatgaCTCGTTCCCTCCATAGTGTATTGAGGTTTAGATTTGACCCGCCTATGTCAAGACTTGAGCAAGAGAGCGAgttgagatattaaaaaaaaaaaaaagttatcaagaAGACaatattatgtaatttttttaaatatatattatgatagGACAATATTATGTATAAATGATCTTAATCTTCTCAACATAAATTTACCTTCATATGAATTATTATCGAAAGTAACTTGGATGGACATGAATGCAAAGCGGCGGGGGTGCATGAACACCCTTGCCGAGCACAATGAGGATGTTGAGTtggaactgccaagggcttGAGAACCTTTGGATAGTTCGAAGCTTTCGCAAAATTGTGAGGGATCAAGCTCCCATGGTGTGTTTTTTGATGGAAACTCATTTGGACAGGGAAGGGTTTGATAAGCACTGTAAAAAGCTACATTTTAAGAATAAACTAATAGTCAAGAAACCAAATTCAGGAGGGGGATTGGCGCTACTTTGGAAGCCAAAAGTGCACTTAGATGTAGTCAACTATATTGAGCACCATATTTTGGCTAAAGTTGTGGAAGAGGAAGGGTTTGAGTGGTACCTTACGGGCTTTTATGGGTGGGCCGAGGCAagccaaaaaccaaaatcatgGGCTCTCTTGTCTCACTTATCAAGTCTGGTTGATGGGCCTTGGTGTTGTATAGGGGATTTTAATACAATATTACTATTCTCTGAAAAGCAAAGCATGCACCCACCATCATACAAACAAATGGAAGAGTTTGGCTTGGCTTTGGGCTCATGTAATCTGATTGACATGGGTGTTGGTGGTTATCCATTCACATGGAACAATAAACGTCCAGGGAAGGCCAACACAAAGGAACGACTTGATAGGGCTGTTACAAACTCGGCTTGGAGAGAAAAATATCCGGCAAGTACAATAGTTTACTTGTTTTCTCATGCATTAGATCACCGCCCCATTGTGTTACAAACCAAGACTAACAGTGGTTTGCGTGTCAAAGGTGTACGTGGATTTAAGTTTGAGGAGGCTTGGCTTTTGAGTGATGACTGTGAGAAGAGGGTTGATGAAGCGTGGAAGGCTAAGGGGAAGGAAGCATGTTCGGCCATGGCTAGAGTTACAGAGAGGATATTGACTTGTGGGGAAGAACTCCTTGCGTGGGGCTCATCAAGAACAAATCCGGAGACTGAAGAAATTAAAAGACTACAAAGGCTAGTAGAGAACTTAAGTATATGTGAGCCTACTAAAGAGACAAAGGCAGAGTTTTTGGAAGCAAGCAGGAAACTAGATGCTTTGCTCCTTAAGAGTTTACTGGCATCAACGTTCCTGGATTTCTTGGCTTAAACATGGTGACAAAAACACCAAGTTTTTTCATTCCAAGGCCTCACAGAGACGACAGAGAAACTTTATTCATGGTCTAAGAGATCAGCAACAAAATTGGGTGGAGGAGATAAAAGACATAGCTGGGGTGGCAACTTCATACTTTGAATCTATTTATAGCTCATGTGGCAGCAACTAGTTGGAGGAATGTATTGACACAGTGCCATGCAAAGTGACCGCTGATATGGTGGAAACGTTGTCCAATGAGTTTAGTGCGAAATAGATCAAAGCAGCTTTGTTTCAaatgggaccaacaaaggcGCCTGGACCTGATGATATGAATgctcttttttataaaaaattttggcatattgttgGGAATGATGTGATTGCTACTGTGCTAGATTTTTTGAATTCCGATATAATGTTGCCTGAAATAAACTATACTTATATAGTCCTTATATCGAAAATTAAGTCACTGGAGAGAATCTTAGATTATAGACCTATTAGTCTTTGCAATGtaatctataaaattatctcAAAGGTGTTGGCCAACAGATTAAAACTGATCCTTCCCAAGCTGATTTCCCCATCACAAAGTGCCTTTGTACCTGGTCGTTTGATTATAGATAATGTGTTGGTTGCATATGAAACTTTGCATGCTATGCATAGTAGGAGATCTGGTAAAAGGGGTTCTCTGGCATTGAAGTTGGATATTAGTAAAGCTTATGACAGGGTTGAATGAAACTTCTTGAAGGGTATTATGTCTAAACTGGGTTTGCCTGAGAGATGGATTGATAGAGTTATGAGCTATGTGGCTTCCACCTCTTTCTCTATTCGTATTAATGGAAAGGCTTATGATAATATTCGACCCTCTCGTGGGCTCCGTCAAGGAGATCCACTATTACCTTATCTGTTTCTTTTATGtgcagaagggttctcttctaTGCTAGCAAAAGCACAAGATGAAGGGAGGGTCCATGGGGTTGTTATATGCAGAAGAGCACCATGCATATCCCACTTATTATTTGCAGATGATTCGCTCTTATTCTGTGGGGCTAATCAAGAGGAGGTGCAGGTTATTTCAGATGTTTTGCAGACATATGCAGTCGCGTCAGGCCAGTGTATTAATTTTGAGAAATCCTCAGTTTACTTTATCAGCAACACAACAACGGAATTTAGGGAGAAAATTAAGGAGACTTTGGGGGTGAGGGAGGTGGAGCGGTTTGATGCCTACTTGGGATTACCCCCTTTGGTTGGCTAGGCTAAGTACTggactttttattattattaaagacAGAGTATGGAAGAAAATTCAAGGTTTGAAGGGAAAATTATTGTCTCGAGCAGGGAAGGAAATCCTTATCAAAGCAGTGGCGCAATACTATGGGGGTGTTCCAGTTGCTAGTGAAACTTTGTGATGAGCTTAATGCAATGTGTGCAaggttttggtgggggcaaattGGCAATGAAAGGAAGATCATTGGAAGAATTGGAAAGTGTTAACTCAATCTAAGAATGAAGGTGGTATGGGATTTCATGACTTAAGAAATTTCAACCTTGCAATGCTAGCCAAACAGGGATGAAGGTTATTACATGAGAAAGATTCCTTGCTGTGTGGATGTTTTAAGGCTAAGTATTTCCCTCATTGTTGTTTCTTGGAAGCGGCTGACATTCCCAATAGTTCCTATGTGTGGAAGGGCCTACTTGTAGCCA encodes:
- the LOC115990685 gene encoding uncharacterized protein LOC115990685, whose amino-acid sequence is MSKLGLPERWIDRVMSYVASTSFSIRINGKAYDNIRPSRGLRQGDPLLPYLFLLCAEGFSSMLAKAQDEGRVHGVVICRRAPCISHLLFADDSLLFCGANQEEVQVISDVLQTYAVASGQCINFEKSSVYFISNTTTEFREKIKETLGVREVERFDAYLGLPPLVG